A portion of the Streptomyces sp. NBC_01335 genome contains these proteins:
- a CDS encoding YceI family protein, translating into MNIFSRSSTPRRTADTGAGTTVAPPAAVLPHPALKGLTGEWMIDPAHSRIGFSVRHAMVTTVRGSFAEYESLLYFDGGNPARSRAEISIATASVDTGVEQRDGHLVGREFLDAQRHPRMVFTSTAVTLQAQDVYRMTGDLTIRDTTNPVDLELTYIGHVTDPFGYERVGFDGTTTINRSDWGLTYNARLAEGGAMVSERLRLQFDIAAIRKPIAE; encoded by the coding sequence ATGAACATCTTCAGCCGCAGCTCAACGCCCCGACGCACAGCGGACACGGGCGCGGGCACGACGGTCGCGCCTCCCGCCGCCGTGCTCCCCCATCCGGCGCTGAAGGGGCTCACCGGGGAATGGATGATCGATCCGGCGCACAGCAGGATCGGGTTCTCCGTGCGGCATGCCATGGTGACGACGGTGCGGGGCTCGTTCGCCGAGTACGAGAGCCTCCTCTACTTCGACGGCGGCAACCCCGCCCGCTCACGGGCCGAGATCTCCATCGCCACCGCCAGCGTCGACACCGGGGTCGAACAGCGTGACGGGCACCTCGTCGGGCGGGAGTTCCTGGACGCCCAGCGGCACCCGCGGATGGTCTTCACCAGCACCGCCGTGACCCTCCAGGCGCAGGACGTCTACCGCATGACCGGCGACCTCACCATCAGGGACACCACCAACCCGGTCGATCTGGAGCTCACCTACATCGGCCACGTCACCGACCCGTTCGGCTACGAGCGCGTCGGCTTCGACGGCACCACCACCATCAACCGCTCCGACTGGGGCCTCACCTACAACGCCCGCCTCGCCGAAGGCGGTGCCATGGTCAGCGAGCGGCTCCGCCTCCAGTTCGACATCGCGGCGATCCGGAAGCCGATCGCGGAGTGA
- a CDS encoding MFS transporter, whose translation MPAGFARLWTAQTVSSLGDGVSHAALPLIALTLTRDPMALAVVTAAGTLPWLLFGVLGGALVDRWDRRRTMWVTDAARAALLAIPAAAAALDVLSIPLLATVAFLLGLGGLFFDTAATAYLPDLLGRDPAHLERANSRLRGAQTAMSGFAGPPAGSALLTLGRAVPLLADAVSFLLSALLVRTLPAMPPPVPEVRESLLRQARAGASYVFRNRLLLGLALRPAVGNVAFLAVETVLALFAHERLGIDGYGFGLLLTAEATGGLLGAGIASHLGRRLGTGTALTCTAAVEGLAVLGLAAAPDPYVAGLALAVCGAGMGATMVLAPSLRQAIVPPHLMGRVASTSRMLAMCAAPVGAFVGGWLATAYDIRTPLYAAAGLLLAMTAVTATMTSNRRVEAALRAAAPADEPDHPAPGDLVRESAPEAA comes from the coding sequence TTGCCGGCCGGGTTCGCGCGGCTGTGGACCGCGCAGACGGTGTCCTCGCTCGGTGACGGGGTGTCGCACGCCGCGCTGCCGCTGATCGCGCTGACGTTGACGCGGGACCCGATGGCGCTCGCCGTCGTCACGGCCGCCGGGACGCTGCCGTGGCTGCTCTTCGGGGTGCTCGGCGGTGCGCTGGTGGACCGCTGGGACCGCCGCCGCACGATGTGGGTCACCGACGCGGCACGCGCGGCGTTACTCGCGATACCGGCGGCAGCGGCCGCGCTCGACGTGCTGAGCATTCCGCTGCTCGCGACCGTCGCCTTCCTGCTCGGCCTCGGCGGCCTCTTCTTCGACACCGCCGCAACGGCCTATCTGCCGGACCTGCTCGGCCGGGACCCCGCACACCTGGAGCGCGCCAACTCCCGTCTGCGCGGCGCCCAGACCGCCATGTCCGGCTTCGCGGGACCGCCCGCGGGCAGCGCGCTGCTCACGCTCGGGCGGGCGGTACCGTTGCTCGCCGACGCCGTGTCGTTCCTGCTCTCCGCCCTGTTGGTACGTACGCTGCCCGCCATGCCCCCGCCCGTGCCGGAGGTCCGCGAGTCGCTGCTCCGGCAGGCGCGGGCCGGGGCCTCGTACGTCTTCCGTAACCGGTTGCTGCTCGGGCTCGCGCTCCGCCCGGCGGTCGGGAACGTCGCCTTCCTCGCCGTGGAGACCGTCCTCGCCCTCTTCGCGCACGAACGTCTCGGCATCGACGGCTACGGTTTCGGCCTGCTCCTCACGGCGGAGGCCACCGGTGGTCTGCTCGGTGCGGGCATCGCCTCCCACCTCGGTCGGCGACTCGGCACCGGCACCGCGCTGACCTGCACGGCTGCCGTCGAAGGGCTTGCCGTCCTGGGCCTGGCCGCCGCTCCGGACCCGTACGTGGCCGGCCTCGCGCTCGCCGTCTGCGGGGCCGGCATGGGTGCCACGATGGTGCTCGCGCCCTCCCTGCGGCAGGCGATCGTCCCGCCCCACCTCATGGGCCGGGTCGCCTCCACCTCCCGCATGCTGGCCATGTGCGCCGCCCCCGTCGGGGCCTTCGTCGGGGGCTGGCTGGCCACCGCCTACGACATCCGCACCCCGCTCTACGCCGCCGCCGGCCTCCTCCTGGCGATGACCGCCGTCACGGCGACCATGACCAGCAACCGGCGAGTCGAAGCGGCGCTGCGTGCCGCCGCCCCGGCCGATGAACCGGATCACCCTGCACCCGGGGATCTTGTCCGGGAGAGCGCGCCTGAGGCGGCGTGA
- a CDS encoding ATP-grasp domain-containing protein, which translates to MVSPVRVWLNRTYAENVFFIDQLRRNPQGRPVEIHATHADPDSPVLAAADTSAPEPENLSPAAYVEYALDQCARRGIDVFVPVLHQAALAAHREDFAALGTALLAPPAEAIGLFADKARAYETVQRVGAPVPPWWRVRDEAQLLAAVDAIEAQGEKACFKPTGGEGGVGFRIITRAPFSMLHLTGFPSPYVPLELVTRALRRTERSVDWLVMPRLDEPEVSVDCLTGPDGEVRLAVGRTKNGRRRGFTLDPAWIEPARLIARSFGLHWLTNIQFRVHAGEPVLMDVNTRPAGGLHQLSQCGLNAPWAAVRLALGDDPGALTPDFLGSDYAVVPGPRPLRPVLPQQRTQSPPPAYAPLTPGPGPGVVVAPVVGPVVGLASVLPVAGASQGAELP; encoded by the coding sequence ATGGTCTCTCCCGTACGCGTCTGGCTCAACCGCACGTACGCGGAGAACGTGTTCTTCATCGATCAGTTGCGGCGCAATCCGCAGGGCCGTCCCGTCGAGATCCACGCCACGCACGCCGACCCGGACTCCCCGGTGCTCGCGGCGGCCGACACCTCGGCGCCGGAGCCGGAGAACCTGTCGCCCGCCGCGTACGTCGAGTACGCGCTGGACCAGTGCGCGCGGCGCGGCATCGACGTGTTCGTACCCGTCCTCCACCAGGCGGCTCTGGCCGCGCACCGCGAGGACTTCGCGGCGCTCGGGACGGCGCTGCTCGCGCCGCCCGCCGAGGCGATAGGTCTCTTCGCCGACAAGGCGCGGGCGTACGAGACCGTGCAGCGGGTCGGCGCCCCGGTGCCGCCGTGGTGGCGGGTGCGCGACGAGGCCCAACTGCTTGCGGCGGTGGACGCCATCGAGGCGCAGGGCGAGAAGGCGTGCTTCAAGCCGACCGGCGGCGAAGGCGGCGTCGGGTTCCGGATCATCACCCGGGCGCCGTTCTCCATGTTGCACCTGACCGGATTCCCCAGCCCGTACGTGCCGTTGGAGCTGGTGACCCGGGCGTTGCGGCGCACCGAGCGGTCCGTCGACTGGCTCGTCATGCCGCGCCTGGACGAGCCGGAGGTCTCCGTCGACTGCCTCACCGGCCCCGACGGAGAGGTCCGGTTGGCGGTGGGCCGTACGAAGAACGGCCGGCGGCGCGGCTTCACGCTCGACCCCGCGTGGATCGAGCCGGCCCGCCTGATCGCCCGGTCCTTCGGTCTGCACTGGCTGACGAACATCCAGTTCCGCGTGCACGCGGGCGAACCCGTCCTGATGGACGTCAACACCCGCCCCGCCGGGGGCCTGCACCAGCTCTCCCAGTGCGGCCTCAACGCCCCGTGGGCGGCCGTGCGCCTCGCCCTCGGCGACGACCCCGGCGCCCTGACCCCGGACTTCCTCGGCTCCGACTACGCGGTGGTCCCCGGCCCCCGCCCCCTGCGCCCGGTGCTCCCGCAGCAGCGGACCCAGTCGCCGCCGCCCGCGTACGCCCCGCTCACTCCCGGGCCTGGCCCGGGAGTCGTCGTCGCCCCGGTGGTCGGCCCCGTGGTCGGCCTGGCCTCGGTCCTGCCGGTGGCCGGCGCGTCGCAGGGGGCGGAGCTGCCCTGA
- a CDS encoding glycosyl hydrolase family 95 catalytic domain-containing protein, giving the protein MSRGTWEPRPAARWEDAFLSGNGHHGAMVYGDPADDRVIVNHHTLVRPNGSEHLRPPELSGELGRLQDALLAGDTEAAEHFGAGRPLVWVQPFHPAFQTRVRRSGAQATADGDNSALPYSTSARHGAESDPAPYRRELDFTSGEATASSGPWRSQVFVSRADDVIVQHITGPAPDIEVALDPALPGAPAGLAIGRSTALTPHGARLAVRLRYPDSDLSCVGVATLRAEGGTVSVDGDGVRVTGARSLLLLTRVRRGPGDPDLEAEWSALPDADYPTLMARHLPLHQAAFLRCALSLHDEDPARPDLPGSELLRHPGSPALLERLFAAGRYHLLSASGLLPPRLTGLWTGDWNTAWSGAFTTNANLNLQLASAAAADLPEVLDAHARLIEGQSEHWRENARALFGARGIVAPSHSDGESGHTRHFQRAYPLHLWTAGADWLLHPLVERAATTGRTPRELVSSCIEVADFYTDFLTRRAPDGSVAVVPSYSPENRPANASWGTVNATMDIAAARHALTTAAELAPAHPDADRWLALAGRLPRYLVNEDGALAEWAWPGLRETYDHRHLSHLYPVWPLDEINPYDTPGPARAAHRALELRGSENDSAHGHLHHALVAARLRDGSRVSSALASVLAGDFFHDSLMSAHYPGRDVYNADAAHALPAVVLEMLVQSAPDRLVLLPALPAAYPRGTLRGVRTRFGATLDLGWTPEEVTAVLRPARDARIELRTGPPPGAPEGAAEPGTASWITLTAGADRVLTVPRREAADG; this is encoded by the coding sequence ATGAGCCGGGGCACCTGGGAGCCCCGGCCCGCGGCGCGCTGGGAGGACGCCTTCCTCAGCGGGAACGGGCACCACGGGGCGATGGTCTACGGCGACCCGGCCGACGACCGGGTGATCGTCAACCACCACACGCTCGTCCGGCCCAACGGCAGCGAGCACCTGCGCCCACCGGAGCTCTCGGGCGAACTCGGCCGGCTCCAGGACGCGTTGCTCGCCGGGGACACCGAGGCGGCCGAACACTTCGGTGCGGGCCGCCCGCTGGTGTGGGTCCAGCCGTTCCACCCGGCGTTCCAGACCCGGGTGCGACGGAGCGGGGCACAGGCCACAGCCGACGGGGACAACAGCGCTCTCCCGTACTCCACTTCAGCCAGACACGGGGCCGAGTCCGACCCGGCGCCCTACCGCCGCGAGCTGGACTTCACCTCGGGTGAGGCCACCGCCTCCTCCGGCCCCTGGCGCAGTCAGGTGTTCGTGTCGCGGGCCGACGACGTGATCGTGCAGCACATCACCGGACCCGCGCCGGACATCGAGGTCGCGCTCGACCCGGCCCTCCCCGGCGCCCCGGCGGGCCTCGCGATCGGCCGCTCCACGGCGCTGACGCCGCACGGCGCCCGCCTCGCGGTGCGGCTGCGCTACCCGGACAGCGACCTGTCCTGCGTCGGCGTGGCAACGCTGCGCGCGGAGGGCGGCACGGTCTCGGTGGACGGCGACGGCGTGCGCGTCACGGGCGCCCGGAGCCTGCTGCTGCTCACCCGGGTGCGCCGGGGCCCCGGCGACCCGGACCTCGAAGCCGAGTGGTCGGCCTTGCCGGATGCCGACTACCCGACCCTGATGGCCCGTCATCTACCGCTTCATCAGGCCGCGTTCCTGCGGTGCGCGCTCTCCCTGCACGACGAGGACCCGGCCCGTCCGGACCTCCCGGGAAGCGAGCTGCTGCGTCATCCGGGCAGCCCCGCGCTGCTGGAGCGGCTGTTCGCGGCGGGCCGCTACCACCTGCTCTCCGCTTCGGGGCTGTTGCCGCCCCGCCTGACCGGGCTGTGGACGGGCGACTGGAACACCGCCTGGTCGGGGGCGTTCACCACCAACGCCAACCTCAACCTCCAGCTGGCCTCGGCCGCCGCGGCGGACCTGCCCGAGGTGCTCGACGCCCACGCCCGCCTGATCGAGGGTCAGTCGGAGCACTGGCGGGAGAACGCCCGTGCCCTGTTCGGCGCCCGGGGCATCGTCGCGCCCTCCCACTCGGACGGCGAGTCCGGCCACACCCGTCACTTCCAGCGCGCCTATCCGCTGCACCTGTGGACGGCCGGTGCCGACTGGCTGCTGCACCCGCTGGTCGAACGCGCGGCGACCACCGGCCGGACCCCGCGGGAGCTGGTCTCCTCCTGTATCGAAGTGGCCGATTTCTACACGGACTTCCTCACCCGCCGGGCCCCGGACGGGAGTGTGGCCGTCGTCCCGTCGTACTCCCCGGAGAACCGCCCGGCGAACGCGAGTTGGGGCACCGTCAATGCCACGATGGACATCGCGGCGGCCCGTCACGCCCTGACGACGGCGGCGGAGCTCGCCCCCGCCCATCCGGACGCGGACCGTTGGCTCGCCCTCGCCGGCCGGCTGCCGCGCTATCTGGTCAACGAGGACGGCGCGCTCGCGGAGTGGGCGTGGCCCGGTCTGCGCGAGACGTACGACCACCGCCACCTCAGCCACCTCTACCCGGTGTGGCCGCTCGACGAGATCAACCCGTACGACACCCCCGGGCCGGCCCGCGCCGCTCACCGCGCGCTGGAGCTGCGGGGTTCGGAGAACGACTCGGCCCACGGCCATCTGCACCACGCGCTGGTCGCGGCGCGGCTGCGGGACGGATCGCGGGTCTCCTCGGCTCTGGCGTCGGTGCTGGCCGGGGACTTCTTCCACGACTCGCTGATGAGCGCGCACTACCCGGGCCGCGACGTCTACAACGCGGACGCCGCCCACGCGCTGCCGGCGGTGGTGCTGGAGATGCTGGTCCAGTCGGCACCGGACCGCCTGGTCCTGCTGCCCGCGCTCCCGGCCGCGTACCCCAGGGGCACGCTCCGGGGCGTCCGTACGAGGTTCGGCGCGACGCTCGACCTCGGCTGGACCCCCGAGGAGGTCACCGCGGTGCTCCGGCCCGCCCGTGACGCCCGGATCGAGCTGCGTACGGGGCCGCCGCCGGGCGCCCCGGAGGGTGCGGCGGAGCCGGGCACGGCGTCCTGGATCACGCTCACCGCGGGGGCCGACCGGGTCCTGACGGTGCCGCGCCGGGAGGCGGCGGACGGGTGA
- a CDS encoding helix-turn-helix domain-containing protein, which yields MPADELPETLHVTTDEQLRAVSNLTRHRIMAVLRFEPATITQIAERVGLAKGSSSYHVRLLERAGLVKVVRTRKVRGVHERYYAMAARTIVLPDPGRGGPDALMRHALADLEASPVDGERHIGMAHLRLSDEQFTELGERLQALAEEYRELSDPSRGDASFVFALFHPAPREQAEGSAK from the coding sequence ATGCCAGCCGACGAGCTTCCCGAGACCCTTCACGTCACGACGGACGAGCAGTTGCGCGCCGTCTCCAACCTCACCCGCCACCGGATCATGGCCGTGCTCCGCTTCGAGCCCGCGACGATCACGCAGATCGCCGAGCGGGTGGGCCTCGCGAAGGGGAGTTCCAGCTACCACGTACGGCTGTTGGAGCGGGCCGGCCTGGTGAAGGTGGTACGGACCCGGAAGGTGCGGGGAGTCCATGAGCGGTACTACGCCATGGCCGCGCGGACGATCGTGCTGCCGGATCCGGGCCGGGGAGGGCCGGATGCGCTGATGCGCCACGCGCTGGCGGACCTGGAGGCATCGCCGGTGGACGGTGAGCGGCACATCGGGATGGCACATCTGCGGCTCAGCGACGAGCAGTTCACGGAGTTGGGGGAGCGGTTGCAGGCGCTGGCGGAGGAGTACCGGGAACTGTCCGATCCGTCGCGCGGGGACGCGTCGTTCGTCTTCGCGCTGTTCCACCCGGCACCGCGCGAGCAGGCCGAGGGGAGCGCCAAGTGA
- a CDS encoding LacI family DNA-binding transcriptional regulator, which produces MVTLAEVAQHAGVSASTVSYVLSGKRSISAPTRERVELSIQQLGYHPNAGARALASSRSNIIALMVPLRTDMYVPVMMEIAIAVATTARTHGYDVLLLTGEEGPAAVRRIAGSSLADALILMDVELHDERLPVLRDTQRAAVLIGLPADVAGLTCVDLDFEATGALCLEHLAGLGHREVAVIGEAPAVYERHTGFAERTIDGIRAKARETGVTVLHRPCEGGYAAMAQTLSRIFDERPSTTGFIVQNESAVEPLLNLLQQQGRAVPEDVSVVAICPEQVAAQASVRLTSVAIPAQEMGRRAVELVVAKLTGCGKDEVELIAPELTIRASTGPAPAV; this is translated from the coding sequence ATGGTCACCCTGGCCGAGGTCGCCCAGCACGCCGGAGTCTCCGCGAGCACGGTGAGCTACGTCCTCAGCGGGAAGCGGTCCATCTCCGCTCCCACCCGGGAGCGCGTGGAGCTGAGCATCCAGCAACTCGGCTACCACCCCAACGCCGGGGCCCGCGCGCTCGCCAGCAGTCGCTCCAACATCATCGCCCTGATGGTGCCGTTGCGTACGGACATGTACGTGCCGGTGATGATGGAGATCGCCATCGCGGTCGCCACCACCGCCCGCACGCACGGCTACGACGTGCTGCTCCTCACCGGCGAGGAGGGTCCCGCGGCGGTCCGGCGGATCGCCGGGAGCTCGCTCGCCGACGCGCTGATCCTCATGGACGTGGAACTGCACGACGAACGCCTGCCCGTGCTCCGGGACACCCAACGGGCCGCCGTCCTCATCGGGTTGCCCGCCGACGTGGCCGGACTGACCTGTGTGGACCTCGACTTCGAGGCGACCGGGGCGCTGTGCCTGGAGCACCTCGCCGGACTCGGGCACCGCGAGGTCGCGGTGATCGGTGAGGCGCCCGCCGTCTACGAACGGCACACCGGCTTCGCCGAACGCACCATCGACGGCATCCGGGCCAAGGCGCGGGAGACCGGCGTGACCGTGCTGCACCGGCCCTGCGAGGGCGGCTACGCGGCGATGGCGCAGACCCTGTCGCGGATCTTCGACGAACGGCCGAGCACCACCGGCTTCATCGTCCAGAACGAATCCGCGGTGGAGCCGCTGCTCAACCTCCTCCAGCAGCAGGGCCGTGCCGTGCCCGAGGACGTCTCGGTCGTCGCGATCTGCCCCGAACAGGTGGCGGCCCAGGCCTCCGTGCGGCTCACCTCCGTCGCCATCCCCGCCCAGGAGATGGGGCGCCGGGCGGTCGAGCTGGTGGTGGCCAAGCTCACCGGCTGCGGCAAGGACGAAGTCGAGCTGATCGCGCCGGAGTTGACGATACGGGCGAGTACGGGCCCGGCGCCCGCGGTCTGA
- a CDS encoding beta-galactosidase has protein sequence MPSLRDATRGRLLFGGDYNPEQWPEEVWAEDVALMKEAGVNSVTLGVFSWAKIEPRPGAREFGWLDRLMGLMEEHGIGVVLATPTSSPPPWMGALHPETLPRAEDGSVVWYGSRQHFCASSPVYRRYAAALTEDLAARYAGHPALTMWHINNEYCTHCWCDETAAHFRRWLAGRYGTLDAVNEAWGTAFWSQRYDTWAEILPPRKAQYTRNPTQVLDFKRFTSDALLECYSAERDIVRRHSPALPVTSNFMPLWSGQDAWAWAGQEDVVSVDVYPDPADPGAGQYNAMLADMTRSQARGPWMLMEQAASAVNWRPVNHPKPRGLNRLWSLQSVARGADAVCYFQWRQSRQGSEKFHSGMVSHAGPEGRAFREITRIGSELATLAPEVSGAHAPAEVAVLHDWDAWWGSAQEGRPSSHLDYAEIVQAWHRALWENGTATDFARPEADLSGYRMVVVPQLYLLTDAAVDNLVAYVAGGGTLVSGFFTGVADVDDRIRPGGMDARLRELFSIRTLHEWWPVEPDASVACDGFQGLLWSEELETDGTGETVAAYRGGELDGLPAVLRKGGAWYLSTLPEPGALRELLGRVAGEAGVRPVVAQLPEGVEAVRRGELLFLLHHGQGTVTVPLPGTYVDVLSGAKTDGAVELGRYGVAALKPVGAA, from the coding sequence ATGCCGTCCCTGCGTGACGCCACCCGTGGCCGCCTTCTCTTCGGCGGCGACTACAACCCCGAGCAGTGGCCCGAGGAGGTGTGGGCCGAGGACGTGGCCCTGATGAAGGAGGCCGGGGTCAACTCGGTGACGCTGGGCGTCTTCTCCTGGGCGAAGATCGAACCGCGCCCCGGGGCACGGGAGTTCGGCTGGCTCGACCGGCTGATGGGGCTCATGGAGGAGCACGGCATCGGGGTGGTCCTCGCCACCCCGACCTCCTCCCCGCCGCCGTGGATGGGTGCGCTGCACCCGGAGACGCTGCCGCGCGCGGAGGACGGATCGGTCGTGTGGTACGGCTCGCGCCAGCACTTCTGCGCGAGTTCACCGGTGTACCGCCGGTACGCCGCAGCCCTCACCGAGGACCTGGCGGCCCGGTACGCCGGCCATCCGGCGCTGACCATGTGGCACATCAACAACGAGTACTGCACGCACTGCTGGTGCGACGAGACGGCGGCGCACTTCCGCCGCTGGCTCGCCGGCCGGTACGGCACGCTCGACGCGGTCAACGAGGCCTGGGGGACGGCCTTCTGGAGCCAGCGCTACGACACCTGGGCGGAGATCCTGCCGCCCCGCAAGGCCCAGTACACGCGCAACCCCACACAGGTGCTCGACTTCAAGCGGTTCACCTCCGACGCCCTGCTGGAGTGCTACTCCGCCGAGCGGGACATCGTGCGCCGCCACTCCCCCGCCCTTCCGGTGACGTCCAACTTCATGCCGCTCTGGTCGGGTCAGGACGCGTGGGCGTGGGCCGGGCAGGAGGACGTCGTCTCGGTGGACGTCTACCCGGACCCGGCGGACCCGGGAGCGGGGCAGTACAACGCGATGCTCGCCGACATGACGCGCTCGCAGGCCCGGGGGCCGTGGATGCTGATGGAGCAGGCCGCGAGCGCGGTCAACTGGCGCCCGGTGAACCACCCGAAGCCGCGGGGGCTCAACCGGCTCTGGTCCCTCCAGTCGGTGGCCCGGGGTGCGGACGCCGTCTGCTACTTCCAGTGGCGCCAGTCCCGGCAGGGCTCGGAGAAGTTCCACTCCGGGATGGTGTCGCACGCCGGACCCGAGGGCCGCGCCTTCCGGGAGATCACCCGCATCGGCTCCGAACTGGCCACCCTCGCACCGGAGGTGAGCGGCGCACACGCCCCGGCCGAGGTGGCGGTACTGCACGACTGGGACGCCTGGTGGGGCAGCGCGCAGGAGGGCCGCCCCTCCTCGCACCTGGACTACGCGGAGATCGTACAAGCCTGGCACCGGGCGCTCTGGGAGAACGGCACGGCGACCGATTTCGCCCGCCCCGAGGCGGACTTGAGCGGCTACCGGATGGTCGTGGTGCCGCAGCTCTACCTCCTGACCGACGCCGCCGTCGACAACCTGGTCGCGTACGTGGCGGGCGGCGGCACCCTGGTCAGCGGGTTCTTCACCGGCGTCGCCGACGTGGACGACCGCATCCGGCCGGGCGGCATGGACGCGCGGCTGCGCGAGCTCTTCTCGATCCGCACGCTCCACGAGTGGTGGCCCGTCGAGCCGGACGCGAGCGTCGCCTGCGACGGCTTCCAGGGGCTGCTGTGGTCGGAGGAGCTGGAGACGGACGGCACCGGCGAGACCGTCGCCGCCTACCGGGGCGGCGAACTGGACGGCCTGCCCGCCGTGCTCCGCAAGGGCGGCGCCTGGTACCTCTCGACGCTGCCGGAGCCCGGCGCACTGCGCGAACTGCTCGGCCGGGTGGCCGGCGAGGCGGGCGTCCGCCCGGTGGTGGCCCAACTGCCCGAGGGCGTGGAGGCGGTGCGCCGGGGCGAGCTGCTCTTCCTGCTCCACCACGGGCAGGGCACGGTGACCGTGCCGCTGCCGGGCACGTACGTCGACGTGCTCAGCGGCGCGAAGACGGACGGTGCCGTGGAGCTGGGGCGTTACGGCGTGGCGGCCCTGAAGCCGGTCGGCGCGGCATGA